Genomic window (Trichocoleus sp.):
ATTTGTCTGTTCCTTGCCCCTGATTTCTCCCCTCGCCTGATTACGATGGCGGCAATCCCACCTCGCTGATTCCTGTTGCTTCGGACATCTCTCCTCGGCACAAACGAATCGATCGCAGTATTCTTAAGGTAGATCCCTACAGACTTGAGACTCGATCGCCTGTGACCACCACCAAGCCTCAGCCCCTCGTCAAAGATCCAGAACGGTTAGAAGCGCGACTGAAAGAGATTCCGCCAGAACCGGGCGTGTATTTTATGCGCGATGGCGAGGATCATATTATTTACATTGGTAAATCAAAAAAGCTGCGATCGCGGGTGCGGTCTTATTTCCGCGAGCATCACGATCACAACGAGCGGATTGCCCTCATGGTGCGGCAGGTGGTAGACATTGAGTTTATTGTCACCGACACCGAAGCCGAAGCCTTAGCACTTGAGGCAAACCTGATTAAGCAGCATCAGCCGCATTTTAATGTGTTGCTCAAGGATGACAAGAAATATCCTTATCTCTGTGTCACTTGGTCTGAAGAATATCCGCGTATTTTTATTACCCGTAAACGGCATCTAGGCAAAAATAAAGACCGCTATTATGGTCCCTATGTTGATGTTCATGCGCTGCGAAGTACGCTCAATTTGGTGAAACGAATTTTTCCGCTACGGCAGCGTCCTCAGCCCTTATTTAAAGACCGTCCTTGCCTCAATTTTGATATTGGGCGGTGTTTGGGCGTTTGTCAAAAATTAGTCAGCGTTGAAGATTATCGCAAAATGATCCAGCGAGTCGCGATGATCTTTCAGGGACGAACGCAAGAACTGGAAGACATTCTCACCGAGCACATGGAGAAAGCCGCTGAAGAATTGAACTTTGAATATGCGGCACGATTGCGCGATCAAATTCGAGGGCTAGAAGCACTGACGGCAGATCAAAAAGTAGCATTGCCGGATGATACGGTTTCGCGAGATGCGATCGCCCTCATGGCAGATGATCACCATGCCTGCATTCAGCTTTTCCAGATTCGCGCGGGTCGTTTAGTGGGGCGACTGGGATTTGTGGCAGATGCTCAGTCGGGTACGCCGGGAGCCATTTTGCAGCGGGTCTTAGAAGAGCACTATTCAACCGTGGATGCAGTTGAGATTCCGGCAGAAATTTTGGCGCAGCATGAGCTACCCGAACAGGAAATGCTGGCGGGCTTTTTGTCCGATCGCAAGGGTCGTAAAGTGACGATCGATGTCCCACAGCGACAGACGAAAGCAGATTTGATTGAAATGGTGGAGCGAAACGCCGGATATGAGCTGGCTCGGACGCAGCGATTTGCCGATCGCAATAATCAGGCAATGTTGGACTTAGCGACGATTCTGGATTTGCCAGACATGCCCCACCGGATTGAGGGCTACGATATTTCCCACATTCAAGGCTCGGATGCCGTGGCATCGCAGGTGGTCTTTGTGGATGGCTTACCCGCGAAGCAGCACTATCGCCACTACAAGATCAAAAATCCAACAGTGCGATCGGGTCACTCAGACGATTTTGCCAGTATGGCAGAGGTGATTCAGCGACGGTTCAAGCGATTTGCCCAAGACCCGAATTTGAAGCGAGTCGGCAATCCTGATTTTCCCGATCTGGTGATGATTGATGGCGGCAAAGGTCAGCTTTCAGCCGTCGTGGAAGTGCTGCGCGAGATGAATTTGCTGGAGGATGTGAAGGTCGTTAGTTTGGCGAAGCAGCGAGAAGAAATTTTCTTACCGGGAGAGTCGTTACCGCTGACCACAGAGGCAGAACAGCCAGGGGTTCAACTTTTGCGGCGGCTCCGCGATGAAGCACACCGATTTGCTGTAAGTTTTCACCGTCAGCAACGCAGCGATCGAATGCGGCGATCTCGCCTCGATGAAATTCCTGGTTTAGGGCAACATCGCCAAAAACAACTCCTGGGACATTTTCGCTCGATCGATTATTTGCGAGAAGCCAGCCCCAAACAAATTGCTGAAGTTCCGGGCATTGGGGCAAAGATGGCACAGCAAATTTATGACTATTTCCATCCTCAGGCGATCGCGGTTGAAGATGAATTTGCTCAATTGAATAGCGAATCTGCTTAGTCAAAGCCCTCCTTCCCATCCCTAAACCGCATGACTGCCCTCATTTATCCCTCAACCGAAGAACAACGGGTCGTCCTGCCAGGCGTGACGTGGCAACAGTATGAGAACTTGTTAGCAACATTGGGGAACTACCCTGGCTTGCGACTCATTTATCTGGAGGGAACGCTAGAAATTTTTATGCCCTCGCTTGAGCATGAAATGATTAAAAAGGTGATTGCCAGACTCTTAGAGCGTTACGCAGAGGAAGTTGATATTCCCCTTCATGGCTATGGCTCGACGACATTTCGCCGGGAAGCAAAAGCGCGGGGGCTAGAACCGGACGAATGTTACTGTGTCAATACGCTGAAAGAACTGCCTGACTTCGCGATCGAAGTGAATTTGACGAGTGGAGGAGTTGATAAGCTCTCTGTCTACCAGGGACTAGGTGTTCCAGAAGTGTTGATTTGGCAGAATAACCAACTTGCGCTTCATGATCTGCGGGGCACAACGAATCAGGCAAGTATGAAGAGTCAGTTTTTTCCTGATCTTGACTTACAAGTGTTAGCGCAGTTTGTTCGTCCTCAAGAGCAACCCCAAGCAGTTAAGGAATTCTTACAAACCATTCGCCGACAGAGAAGCTAAAAAATCAAACAACTTCATAATGTTCTACGATCGGAAATGGATTATAAAAATGATGCAAAAGAGAACGCCATTCTTGATACTCTGGTGATTGTCGGAAGCCGATCGTGTGATCTTCCAATTTCTGCCAGCGAACAAGCAAAAGATATCGATTTTTTGTTTCTAAACAGCGTTGCAGCTCATGAGAAACATAACCTGGCATGGAAGCAATGATCACTGAGGCAGTTTTGAAAGCCGCTTCAAATTCAACTGTTAAACCAGGCTTAACATCGAGAATAGCAACTTCTAAAATCACAGCTTGAAATCCTTGAGTAAATCGCTCTCATTTTTTCTTGAGATTGGAGTCTTTTTCTTGAAAATGAGGTAGATGACGCAGTTGAGCGGTTGCGAGTGCTTCAGTCATCTGCTGCTTATCCAGGGATTCTATTGCCGCAAATTCTATTTCTGCCATTCATTTTTGCAGCATAAAGCTGTTTATCACACATCATCACAATTGCTTCCGGCGTCATTTGTTCCGCGATCTTCTCGATCGTTTGGACACCGACAGAAACCGTTAAATGATTTGATACGGTTGAGGTTGGATGAGGAATTAATAACTTCATAACGCCCTGCCGGATCTTCTCTGCCAATAACATTGCTCCTTCAAATTCAGTGTTGGGCAAAATGCAAATAAACTCTTCGCCCCCGTAACGTGAAACAAAATCCCCAGGACGTTGTGGAATCTCTTTGAGTACAGCGGCAACTGCACGTAAACAACTATCGCCCTTGACATGACCATAGGTATCGTTAAAAAGCTTGAAGGCATCAACATCAATCAAGATCAAGGAAAGTGGCTCTCCACACCTTTGAGCCCGTCTGAACTCCGCAGTAAATTGTCGATCGAAATAGCGTCGATTGAATAGACCCGTCAAGCCGTCTTCATGCGCCATTTCTGAGAGTTTGTGATTGATCGTCTCAATTTCTTTTGCAGATGTCTCAACCAAACGGTGAAGAACCCGTAGCGTTTTAAGCTGTTTTGACTCTGCTTCTGTAATGAGCTGCTTTGACTCATCCTTTTGAGCCGGAGTTTCCGTGCCATCGAGTTCTGCCAACGTCAGGACTGTCATCGTTTGGCTAAAGAACAAGCATTTGCCCGTGGAGTGTGTGAAATACTCACCGTAGGAAAAGAAACCTGCCGTTGTTGCCAGATGAGCGATCGGCGCAATCTCAACATGAACATCCTGACCAAGAATCCATTTTCGCGAGACACAGGAATAGATGAAGGCAACCTGCACCGGATGGACTCTCAACTCATCGAAGGTTTGTTTTGCGGCAATTGCCAATAGCCCAGAATGGCAAAATCCAAACTGGACTTGCTCTCTTGAGTGGAAAGAATGGATGTAATCAAAGGAACCATCCTCATTCACACCAAGGGCATGGATCGCCATCGGAATCCCATCTCGCTCGATCACTAAGGGAAAATCTGCTGCTGCCAGCGGCAAGCCCTCCACGATCTCGGGTCCCAAATAATGGTTGTACAGCTCACGAGGCGATCGATTATCGATGCTGTAAACCCGCGAACCAGTGGCTTTCGTGATGGTTAGTTTTTTCCCAATCGGCACCCAACTGAGGTTGTAGCTGTTATGAACGGAGAGATACTCCCCCGAAAGGGATGCGGCAACAATACCCTGCTCTGTGATCCCGTTTTCAGTGAATACATACGAAATCACACCATTACCGTTGTCTCCGGCTTGGGCTCCGGCAATCACCGCTTGGGGAAACTCTTCGTAGAGTGCAGTTAGGAGTGGGGTAGCATCGATCGTGCGTCCGTCTTTCAACCCACAACCCAGCAGGATTAAAGCTTTAGGAGTGGCAGGAGCTAAATTACGGGCTAATGTCTTTCCGGCTAACCAGAGGTCATCATTGCGATCGACAAGCGCGGTTTGAACTGTGGTGGAGTCAAAAAAAGAGAAATTTACGACTACCGTATTCTCTTCTACTTTGCCATCCAAGATCTCACCTGCTGTGGTGGTTCCAATAATGGGGATTCCCCGAAACACATCCTTTAGATCATCCAGTAACCGTTCAATTTCTGTTTTTTTAATATGTCCAGAAAAGACCTGAATGAGTATCTTTTCATCAGGATGTTTCTTGAAGCGCTGCTTAACCTCTAGGAGATCCGATTTTTGAGAATACTGAATATTGAGACTCGTAATCATTCAAACCAGTCCCCTAACTGAATGCAGAAGCCTCAAGTAGCTTGTAATTAAACATCTTACATTTACTGATGCATCTTCGCTCTCGGCACAGAAATCAAGGCATAACAATTCTCCACATAATTCTCCACATAACGACAACCCCCCTCTCCTGGTTGTAACGATCGATAA
Coding sequences:
- a CDS encoding antibiotic biosynthesis monooxygenase; the protein is MILEVAILDVKPGLTVEFEAAFKTASVIIASMPGYVSHELQRCLETKNRYLLLVRWQKLEDHTIGFRQSPEYQEWRSLLHHFYNPFPIVEHYEVV
- a CDS encoding diguanylate cyclase, with protein sequence MITSLNIQYSQKSDLLEVKQRFKKHPDEKILIQVFSGHIKKTEIERLLDDLKDVFRGIPIIGTTTAGEILDGKVEENTVVVNFSFFDSTTVQTALVDRNDDLWLAGKTLARNLAPATPKALILLGCGLKDGRTIDATPLLTALYEEFPQAVIAGAQAGDNGNGVISYVFTENGITEQGIVAASLSGEYLSVHNSYNLSWVPIGKKLTITKATGSRVYSIDNRSPRELYNHYLGPEIVEGLPLAAADFPLVIERDGIPMAIHALGVNEDGSFDYIHSFHSREQVQFGFCHSGLLAIAAKQTFDELRVHPVQVAFIYSCVSRKWILGQDVHVEIAPIAHLATTAGFFSYGEYFTHSTGKCLFFSQTMTVLTLAELDGTETPAQKDESKQLITEAESKQLKTLRVLHRLVETSAKEIETINHKLSEMAHEDGLTGLFNRRYFDRQFTAEFRRAQRCGEPLSLILIDVDAFKLFNDTYGHVKGDSCLRAVAAVLKEIPQRPGDFVSRYGGEEFICILPNTEFEGAMLLAEKIRQGVMKLLIPHPTSTVSNHLTVSVGVQTIEKIAEQMTPEAIVMMCDKQLYAAKMNGRNRICGNRIPG
- the uvrC gene encoding excinuclease ABC subunit UvrC codes for the protein MTTTKPQPLVKDPERLEARLKEIPPEPGVYFMRDGEDHIIYIGKSKKLRSRVRSYFREHHDHNERIALMVRQVVDIEFIVTDTEAEALALEANLIKQHQPHFNVLLKDDKKYPYLCVTWSEEYPRIFITRKRHLGKNKDRYYGPYVDVHALRSTLNLVKRIFPLRQRPQPLFKDRPCLNFDIGRCLGVCQKLVSVEDYRKMIQRVAMIFQGRTQELEDILTEHMEKAAEELNFEYAARLRDQIRGLEALTADQKVALPDDTVSRDAIALMADDHHACIQLFQIRAGRLVGRLGFVADAQSGTPGAILQRVLEEHYSTVDAVEIPAEILAQHELPEQEMLAGFLSDRKGRKVTIDVPQRQTKADLIEMVERNAGYELARTQRFADRNNQAMLDLATILDLPDMPHRIEGYDISHIQGSDAVASQVVFVDGLPAKQHYRHYKIKNPTVRSGHSDDFASMAEVIQRRFKRFAQDPNLKRVGNPDFPDLVMIDGGKGQLSAVVEVLREMNLLEDVKVVSLAKQREEIFLPGESLPLTTEAEQPGVQLLRRLRDEAHRFAVSFHRQQRSDRMRRSRLDEIPGLGQHRQKQLLGHFRSIDYLREASPKQIAEVPGIGAKMAQQIYDYFHPQAIAVEDEFAQLNSESA
- a CDS encoding Uma2 family endonuclease; protein product: MTALIYPSTEEQRVVLPGVTWQQYENLLATLGNYPGLRLIYLEGTLEIFMPSLEHEMIKKVIARLLERYAEEVDIPLHGYGSTTFRREAKARGLEPDECYCVNTLKELPDFAIEVNLTSGGVDKLSVYQGLGVPEVLIWQNNQLALHDLRGTTNQASMKSQFFPDLDLQVLAQFVRPQEQPQAVKEFLQTIRRQRS